Proteins co-encoded in one Sulfuricaulis limicola genomic window:
- a CDS encoding peptidylprolyl isomerase, producing MKKLFALFALFLFTAAGLPAAAKGPADNPRLRMTTSLGVVELELDAQRAPGTVRNFMNYVERGYYNGMIFHRVIPGFMIQGGGFAPGMREKTTGVPVKNEADNGLKNLAGTIAMARTSDPQSAAAQFFINTVDNPALDHRDKTDRGWGYAVFGKVTKGMDVVKKIESVATHTVGPFQDVPVKDVIIQKVESIKK from the coding sequence ATGAAAAAACTGTTTGCCCTGTTTGCGCTTTTCCTGTTCACCGCCGCCGGACTGCCGGCCGCGGCCAAGGGGCCGGCGGACAATCCGCGCCTGCGCATGACCACCAGCCTGGGCGTGGTCGAACTCGAACTGGACGCCCAGCGCGCGCCGGGGACGGTGCGGAATTTCATGAACTATGTCGAACGCGGCTACTACAACGGCATGATCTTCCACCGCGTGATCCCGGGCTTCATGATCCAGGGCGGCGGCTTCGCGCCCGGCATGCGCGAAAAAACCACCGGCGTGCCGGTCAAAAACGAGGCCGACAACGGCCTGAAAAATCTCGCCGGCACCATTGCCATGGCGCGCACCTCCGACCCGCAATCCGCGGCGGCGCAGTTCTTCATCAACACCGTGGACAACCCTGCGCTCGACCACCGCGACAAAACCGACCGCGGCTGGGGTTACGCCGTGTTCGGCAAGGTCACCAAGGGCATGGACGTGGTGAAGAAAATTGAGTCAGTCGCGACCCACACGGTCGGGCCATTTCAAGACGTACCGGTGAAGGACGTGATTATCCAGAAGGTGGAGTCGATCAAAAAGTAG